The Streptomyces sp. NBC_01244 genome contains a region encoding:
- a CDS encoding FG-GAP repeat domain-containing protein codes for MRRLLGAGVAVATLVAGGVASAGTAVAAGDPTFYFDGLSHKVLMPGEGRVRLSPEASGGQNDGQPDGTYVYVVSKKPLTDAGWSGGGVPTGLKVDPTSECAPKAGIAGVYLCDLKYTSFPSPEISAASSTADDATVYYGLVYVPRGASIAAGIKEAQTAGSQPIGSRRAHATVTVKTKAHVAQNTVVLSTPTLPAGGSVKHTVKLHAVDKGLLRLGVAPAPGFRWWDDGELKVTADGIDAGAAVGADCSHGLGQFDGIRCDVEKPGDYTITYTLKAQATAPAWKLRNTAVYEVYEWGTGNPEKSSDFAVASSIPVTQRFRLVGRDAEGGLWDHRGTGKATELFIPVDPVGGRFDWNQYTALTRLGPVTVQSTGRGAVGRDKAGVLWLHPTSGDGSIYKDRIKVGGGWSIYNTLVGVSDVTGDKKADLLARDASGGLWLYRGTGLNTKPFESKVKVGSNWNIYDQLVGGVDLTGDGKADLVARDKDGKLWMYPGTGVASKPLGGRQQIGTGWQIYNSIVAPGDLTSNGKADLVARDKNGVLWLYKGTGTAAQPFGSRVKVNVLGTGFDKYNLLF; via the coding sequence ATGCGAAGGCTTTTGGGTGCCGGTGTCGCGGTTGCGACCCTCGTCGCCGGCGGCGTCGCGAGCGCGGGAACGGCCGTGGCGGCCGGGGATCCGACGTTTTACTTCGATGGACTCTCGCACAAGGTGCTGATGCCCGGAGAGGGCCGGGTCCGGCTGTCGCCGGAGGCTTCGGGCGGGCAGAACGACGGACAACCGGACGGCACGTACGTCTATGTGGTGAGCAAGAAGCCGCTGACGGATGCCGGCTGGTCGGGCGGCGGGGTGCCGACGGGTCTGAAGGTGGACCCAACGAGCGAGTGTGCGCCGAAGGCCGGGATAGCCGGGGTGTACTTGTGTGACCTGAAGTACACGAGTTTCCCCTCGCCCGAGATATCGGCGGCGAGCAGCACGGCGGACGACGCGACGGTTTACTACGGCCTCGTCTATGTGCCGCGTGGTGCCAGCATCGCTGCGGGCATCAAGGAGGCGCAGACCGCGGGGTCACAGCCGATCGGCAGCCGTCGGGCGCACGCGACCGTCACCGTGAAGACCAAGGCACACGTCGCGCAGAACACCGTGGTGCTCTCGACGCCCACGCTGCCGGCCGGTGGTTCGGTGAAGCACACGGTGAAGCTGCACGCGGTCGACAAAGGTCTCCTGCGCCTGGGCGTGGCCCCCGCACCGGGCTTCCGGTGGTGGGACGACGGCGAGCTGAAGGTCACCGCCGACGGCATCGACGCCGGCGCCGCCGTAGGGGCCGATTGCTCGCACGGGCTCGGGCAGTTCGACGGCATCCGGTGTGACGTCGAGAAGCCCGGCGACTACACGATCACCTACACGCTGAAGGCGCAGGCGACCGCGCCGGCATGGAAGCTGCGGAACACCGCGGTCTATGAGGTCTACGAGTGGGGCACGGGCAACCCGGAGAAGTCCTCGGACTTCGCGGTCGCCAGTTCGATCCCGGTGACCCAGCGTTTCCGACTCGTGGGCCGGGACGCCGAGGGCGGGCTGTGGGACCACCGGGGCACGGGCAAGGCCACCGAGCTGTTCATACCGGTCGACCCGGTCGGCGGCCGCTTCGACTGGAACCAGTACACCGCGCTGACCCGGCTGGGACCGGTGACCGTGCAGAGCACCGGGCGGGGTGCGGTGGGGCGGGACAAGGCCGGGGTGCTGTGGCTCCACCCGACGTCCGGTGACGGCTCCATCTACAAGGACCGGATCAAGGTCGGTGGTGGCTGGAGCATCTACAACACGCTGGTCGGTGTCTCCGACGTGACCGGCGACAAGAAGGCGGACCTGCTGGCGCGGGACGCCTCCGGCGGCCTGTGGCTGTACCGGGGCACGGGCCTGAACACCAAGCCGTTCGAGAGCAAGGTGAAGGTCGGCAGCAACTGGAACATCTACGACCAGCTCGTCGGCGGCGTCGATCTGACCGGTGACGGCAAGGCCGACCTGGTGGCCCGGGACAAGGACGGCAAGCTGTGGATGTACCCGGGCACGGGGGTGGCCTCGAAGCCGCTCGGGGGCAGGCAGCAGATAGGCACCGGCTGGCAGATCTACAACTCGATCGTGGCGCCGGGTGACCTGACGTCCAACGGCAAGGCCGACCTGGTGGCCCGGGACAAGAACGGCGTCCTGTGGCTCTACAAGGGCACGGGAACCGCGGCGCAGCCGTTCGGCTCGCGGGTGAAGGTCAATGTCCTCGGTACCGGCTTCGACAAGTACAACCTGCTGTTCTGA
- a CDS encoding NmrA family NAD(P)-binding protein: MSNTPNTPSTPKVLVTGGRGSIARGLSALLAAHGVPHRLASREPDTPGTVHCDLTDPATFPEALAGVRSVFLYAEAAAIDAFVKEAVSAGVEHVVLLSSSSVLAPDAADSPLAAAHLVVERSLLASPLRTTLLRPGSFASNALGWAWSLKSGRPVQLPYPGAYSDPVHETDLAEAAFAVLSDPSLAGRAYTLTGPRTLTFAAQLALLGDAVGHPIPFEPVSREQWKSEVDGYIPGPYAEALLDFWAATDGLPVDLTGDLERLTGHAPRTFETWCADHADVFRA, encoded by the coding sequence ATGTCGAACACGCCCAACACGCCCAGCACACCGAAGGTCCTCGTCACGGGTGGCCGCGGCTCCATCGCCCGTGGTCTCTCGGCCCTCCTCGCCGCGCACGGCGTCCCGCACCGCCTCGCATCCCGCGAGCCGGACACACCCGGCACCGTCCACTGCGACCTCACCGATCCCGCGACCTTCCCCGAAGCCCTCGCCGGTGTCCGCTCCGTCTTCCTCTACGCCGAGGCCGCCGCCATCGATGCCTTCGTGAAGGAGGCCGTCAGCGCCGGGGTCGAACACGTGGTCCTCCTGTCCTCCTCCTCGGTCCTGGCCCCCGACGCCGCCGACAGCCCCCTCGCGGCCGCCCACCTCGTGGTGGAACGGTCCCTCCTCGCCTCCCCGCTGCGCACCACCCTGCTGCGCCCCGGATCCTTCGCGAGCAATGCCCTCGGCTGGGCCTGGTCGCTGAAATCGGGCCGGCCGGTCCAGCTGCCGTACCCGGGTGCGTACAGCGACCCGGTCCACGAGACCGACCTCGCCGAAGCCGCCTTCGCGGTCCTCAGCGACCCCTCGCTCGCCGGTCGCGCGTACACCCTGACCGGGCCGCGGACACTCACCTTCGCTGCCCAGCTGGCCCTACTCGGCGACGCCGTGGGCCATCCCATACCCTTCGAGCCCGTCTCGCGCGAGCAGTGGAAGTCCGAGGTCGACGGCTACATACCGGGCCCGTACGCGGAGGCCCTGCTCGACTTCTGGGCTGCTACGGACGGGCTTCCGGTCGACCTCACCGGCGATCTCGAGCGGCTCACCGGGCACGCGCCGCGCACCTTCGAGACGTGGTGCGCGGACCATGCGGACGTCTTCCGGGCGTAG
- a CDS encoding MarR family winged helix-turn-helix transcriptional regulator, translated as MSTDYARSSDEWSRAELLARIVTESQRHYADYSLFNQAMADHVGLHPTDMQCVALLDMEQEPVSTGDIARLTGLTSGSATRLVDRMVKAGVVERHADPNDRRRSLVALSPTARDRIGAAWETPGRAFGAVLASYSDSELAVIADYLHRAAEVGRAQAKRLASGDTD; from the coding sequence ATGTCAACCGATTACGCTCGTTCGAGTGATGAGTGGAGCCGCGCCGAGCTGCTCGCGCGCATCGTCACCGAGAGCCAGCGGCATTACGCCGACTACTCGCTCTTCAACCAGGCCATGGCCGACCACGTAGGCCTGCACCCCACCGACATGCAGTGCGTCGCCCTCCTCGACATGGAGCAGGAACCGGTCAGCACCGGCGACATCGCCCGCCTCACCGGCCTGACCTCGGGCTCCGCCACCCGCCTCGTGGACCGCATGGTCAAGGCCGGCGTCGTCGAGCGGCACGCCGACCCGAACGACCGCCGCCGCTCCCTCGTCGCCCTCTCCCCCACCGCCCGCGACCGGATCGGCGCCGCCTGGGAGACACCCGGCCGCGCCTTCGGCGCGGTTCTGGCGAGCTACTCCGACTCCGAACTGGCCGTCATCGCCGACTACCTGCACCGCGCCGCCGAGGTCGGCCGTGCCCAGGCCAAGCGGCTGGCCTCCGGCGACACCGACTGA
- a CDS encoding MFS transporter produces MPAPTPLPAPTRTTAPAGFRGVFALGGRALPVYGFLARLPAALCPIGTLLLINERDGIGDAGTIAAALWLGQALGGPVIGRLADRRGHRPVLLVACAANAAVLLALVAAVLGGLPLAARIALAVAAGLTAAQVGPLARARWARLAGEDKALVGAALSFDTTLDEVGFMVGPALAGILAVTVHPASALLLAAALGLVFGTLFALHPTAPGPTEPDPAARGDVRLWSPGLALLFVVAVLQGAAWSGANTGVNALAVAVGSPGAAGLVWAAMAVTSSVAGFVTVARPGTAGLTVRLRRTIAVQALLTLALLAVSGLWGAAFAVAGIGLAVAPHLIALFGLVERAGPARRMGEAMTLAGSGLIIGQALAAAAAGPLAAAYGYRAAFAVSCAAAAASAVLAWAAADRVLGPGLSPNSSSPPAPSPGPRRSSPGRPPARR; encoded by the coding sequence ATGCCCGCGCCCACTCCCCTGCCCGCGCCCACGCGCACGACCGCCCCCGCCGGCTTCCGCGGGGTCTTCGCCCTCGGCGGCCGGGCCCTGCCCGTCTACGGGTTCCTCGCCCGGCTCCCCGCCGCGCTGTGCCCCATCGGAACCCTGCTGCTCATCAACGAACGCGACGGCATCGGCGACGCCGGAACCATCGCCGCCGCCCTCTGGCTCGGCCAGGCCCTCGGCGGCCCGGTCATCGGCCGGCTCGCCGACCGGCGAGGCCACCGGCCCGTCCTCCTGGTCGCCTGCGCCGCGAACGCCGCCGTGCTCCTCGCCCTCGTCGCCGCCGTCCTCGGCGGGCTGCCGCTCGCCGCCCGCATCGCGCTCGCCGTCGCCGCCGGTCTCACGGCGGCTCAGGTCGGGCCGCTGGCCCGGGCCCGGTGGGCGCGGCTGGCCGGAGAGGACAAGGCCCTGGTCGGGGCCGCGCTCTCCTTCGACACCACCCTCGACGAGGTCGGTTTCATGGTGGGGCCCGCGCTGGCCGGGATCCTCGCCGTGACCGTCCATCCCGCGTCGGCGCTGCTCCTCGCGGCCGCCCTGGGCCTGGTGTTCGGGACGCTCTTCGCCCTGCATCCCACGGCGCCCGGCCCGACGGAACCGGACCCTGCCGCGCGGGGCGACGTACGACTGTGGTCTCCGGGGCTCGCGCTGCTGTTCGTCGTGGCCGTCCTGCAGGGCGCCGCGTGGAGCGGGGCCAATACCGGGGTCAACGCGCTCGCCGTGGCGGTCGGCTCACCCGGGGCCGCCGGGCTCGTATGGGCCGCCATGGCTGTGACCAGCTCGGTCGCCGGCTTCGTGACCGTGGCCCGGCCCGGGACGGCCGGCCTGACCGTCCGGCTGCGCCGGACCATCGCCGTCCAGGCGCTGCTGACGCTCGCACTGCTCGCCGTCTCCGGCCTGTGGGGCGCGGCCTTCGCCGTCGCCGGCATCGGGCTGGCCGTCGCCCCGCACCTGATCGCGCTGTTCGGCCTCGTGGAACGGGCCGGTCCCGCACGGCGGATGGGCGAGGCCATGACCCTGGCCGGCAGCGGTCTGATCATCGGCCAGGCACTGGCCGCGGCGGCCGCCGGTCCGCTCGCCGCCGCCTACGGGTACCGGGCGGCCTTCGCCGTCTCGTGCGCGGCAGCGGCCGCCTCCGCGGTGCTGGCTTGGGCGGCCGCCGACCGGGTCCTGGGGCCGGGACTCAGCCCGAACTCTTCATCGCCGCCAGCCCCTTCGCCAGGTCCTCGGCGTTCATCACCGGGGCGACCTCCAGCTCGGCGTTGA
- a CDS encoding NADPH-dependent F420 reductase — MRYAVLGTGIVGRTVAARLLSLGHEVVIGTRDPGATLERTEYAAWQQAHPAAGLARFAEAARLGETLVNATAGQVSVAALTEADAAHLDGKILIDIANPLDFSGGFPPGLDPVDSDSLGELIQRTFPGLRVVKTLNTMNCQVMVDPARVPGDHTVFLSGEDAEAKKAVRELLYSFDWREHTVIDLGGIETARGTEMLLPVWLRLMGTLGHTDFNFHIQGANRTE; from the coding sequence ATGCGCTACGCAGTCCTCGGCACCGGGATCGTCGGCCGTACGGTGGCCGCCCGGCTGCTCTCCCTCGGCCACGAGGTCGTCATCGGCACCCGGGACCCCGGGGCCACCCTCGAGCGCACCGAGTACGCCGCCTGGCAGCAGGCCCACCCGGCGGCGGGCCTCGCCCGCTTCGCGGAGGCGGCGCGGCTCGGCGAGACGCTCGTCAACGCCACGGCCGGGCAGGTCAGCGTGGCCGCCCTGACGGAGGCGGACGCCGCACACCTGGACGGCAAGATCCTGATCGACATCGCGAACCCGCTGGACTTCTCCGGCGGGTTCCCGCCCGGGCTCGACCCGGTGGACAGCGACAGCCTGGGCGAGCTGATCCAGCGGACCTTCCCGGGGCTGCGCGTGGTCAAGACGCTGAACACGATGAACTGCCAGGTCATGGTCGACCCGGCCAGGGTCCCCGGCGACCACACCGTCTTCCTCTCGGGTGAGGACGCCGAGGCCAAGAAGGCCGTACGGGAGCTCCTGTACTCCTTCGACTGGCGCGAGCACACCGTCATCGACCTGGGCGGCATCGAGACGGCGCGCGGTACGGAGATGCTGCTGCCGGTATGGCTCCGGCTGATGGGGACCCTCGGGCACACGGACTTCAACTTCCACATCCAGGGAGCGAACCGGACGGAGTAG
- a CDS encoding disulfide bond formation protein B, whose product MSSLLPEAQLEGGLLGRVQFWFACAFAIGWTGVVCGGLFYQFGMWEYPCPLCIVQRMFMLMAAMGAAHIIRTALSRGAVTGRDYMMGWGLSLVAVTAGSFASWRQTMLHVLPGDKGYGSEVFGLHLYVWALILFQASVVAVGIVLAFAHATADRAVPAEDPGPYRAVGTAALWFLGLVIAVNLVAVFLEEGFHWFLPDDPTRYQFFYDVGILD is encoded by the coding sequence ATGTCCAGCCTCCTCCCGGAGGCGCAGCTGGAGGGCGGCCTGCTGGGCCGGGTCCAGTTCTGGTTCGCGTGCGCCTTCGCCATCGGCTGGACCGGGGTGGTGTGCGGCGGGCTCTTCTACCAGTTCGGGATGTGGGAGTACCCCTGCCCGCTCTGCATCGTGCAGCGGATGTTCATGCTGATGGCGGCGATGGGGGCGGCCCACATCATCCGGACGGCGCTGTCGCGCGGGGCGGTGACCGGCCGCGACTACATGATGGGCTGGGGCCTGTCCCTGGTCGCCGTGACCGCCGGCTCGTTCGCCTCGTGGCGGCAGACGATGCTGCACGTCCTGCCGGGCGACAAGGGGTACGGGAGCGAGGTGTTCGGCCTGCACCTCTACGTCTGGGCGTTGATCCTCTTCCAGGCCTCGGTCGTCGCCGTCGGCATCGTCCTGGCCTTCGCCCACGCCACCGCGGACCGGGCCGTGCCGGCGGAGGACCCGGGACCGTACCGCGCGGTGGGGACGGCCGCGCTGTGGTTCCTGGGGCTGGTGATCGCCGTGAACCTGGTGGCCGTCTTCCTGGAGGAGGGCTTCCACTGGTTCCTGCCGGACGACCCGACGCGTTACCAGTTCTTCTACGACGTGGGGATCCTGGACTAG
- a CDS encoding DUF5993 family protein, which translates to MDTLIFGGLLATLIAMYRDAPRFVVLGAWWLMLLAVILLMAHHITGSLALTLSY; encoded by the coding sequence ATGGACACCCTCATCTTCGGCGGCCTCCTCGCCACGCTGATCGCGATGTACCGGGACGCCCCGCGGTTCGTCGTGCTCGGCGCCTGGTGGCTCATGCTCCTCGCCGTGATCCTGCTGATGGCGCACCACATCACCGGCAGCCTCGCCCTCACCTTGAGCTACTGA
- a CDS encoding sensor histidine kinase: MRWALVKVCLAVTVMVVVAFAVPLGLVVQEMASDRAFSNAERQAATIGPTLSITTDPVQLRKAVESTQMGADRRMAVHVPAVGDDPRVDIGDGWAGDRAVFETRRIGRAATVPVAGGGFALLQPVALGSGDIAVVEILVPESEVSNGVATAWVVLAGVGLALVVGSVAVADRLGARLVRPAERLADAAHRLGEGRLGARVPEEGPKELRSAAVAFNSMADQVVELLANERELAADLSHRLRTPLTVLRLNAASLGDGPAAEHTRAAVEQLEREVDTIIRTAREQRPAAAQGPGAGCDASEVIRDRMGFWSALAEDEGREVRLAGVDRTVRIPVARPELAAALDAMLGNVFRHTPEGTPFAVDVHDAGDAVIVLVSDAGGGIADPDAALRRGNDGGRDGSTGLGLDIVRRVAESTGGDVRLGRSVLGGTEVRVWIALDGRARGDSGRAGRSRRKRRRS, from the coding sequence ATGAGGTGGGCGCTGGTCAAGGTGTGCCTCGCGGTCACCGTGATGGTGGTCGTGGCCTTCGCCGTACCGCTCGGGCTGGTCGTCCAGGAGATGGCCAGCGACCGGGCGTTCTCCAACGCCGAACGGCAGGCCGCCACCATCGGGCCGACACTGTCCATCACCACCGACCCGGTGCAGTTGCGCAAGGCCGTGGAGTCCACGCAGATGGGCGCCGACCGGCGGATGGCCGTCCACGTGCCGGCCGTCGGGGACGACCCGCGCGTGGACATCGGCGACGGCTGGGCCGGCGACCGCGCCGTCTTCGAGACCCGGCGGATCGGGCGGGCCGCGACCGTCCCGGTGGCGGGCGGCGGCTTCGCGCTGCTCCAGCCCGTGGCGCTCGGCTCCGGAGACATCGCCGTGGTGGAGATCCTCGTGCCGGAGAGCGAGGTCAGCAATGGCGTCGCCACCGCCTGGGTGGTCCTCGCGGGCGTCGGCCTCGCCCTGGTCGTGGGCTCGGTGGCGGTCGCGGACCGGCTCGGCGCCCGCCTGGTGCGGCCGGCCGAGCGGCTCGCGGACGCCGCGCACCGGCTCGGCGAGGGGCGGCTGGGAGCCCGGGTCCCGGAGGAGGGACCGAAGGAACTCCGCTCGGCGGCCGTCGCGTTCAACTCGATGGCGGACCAGGTGGTGGAACTCCTGGCCAACGAGCGGGAGCTGGCCGCCGACCTCTCGCACCGGCTGCGGACCCCGCTGACGGTGCTGCGGCTCAACGCGGCCTCCCTCGGCGACGGCCCGGCGGCGGAGCACACCCGGGCGGCCGTGGAGCAGCTGGAGCGGGAGGTCGACACGATCATCCGTACCGCCCGCGAGCAGCGGCCCGCCGCCGCTCAGGGGCCGGGCGCCGGCTGCGACGCCTCCGAGGTGATCCGCGACCGGATGGGGTTCTGGTCGGCGCTGGCGGAGGACGAGGGCCGCGAGGTGCGGCTCGCGGGGGTCGACCGTACGGTACGGATCCCCGTGGCCCGGCCGGAGCTCGCCGCGGCGCTGGACGCCATGCTGGGCAACGTGTTCCGGCACACTCCCGAGGGCACCCCCTTCGCGGTGGACGTCCACGACGCCGGGGACGCGGTCATCGTGCTCGTCTCGGACGCGGGAGGCGGCATCGCCGATCCGGACGCGGCCCTGCGGCGCGGCAACGACGGCGGCCGCGACGGGTCCACGGGCCTGGGGCTGGACATCGTCCGGCGGGTCGCGGAGTCGACGGGCGGGGACGTGCGGCTGGGGCGTTCGGTGCTCGGCGGCACCGAGGTGCGGGTGTGGATCGCGCTGGACGGGCGGGCGCGGGGAGACTCGGGGCGCGCCGGACGCAGCCGGCGCAAGCGGCGGCGCAGCTGA
- a CDS encoding response regulator transcription factor encodes MASVLVVEDDQFVRSALIRHLTEASHTVRSVGTALEALREVAHNRFDVVILDLGLPDLDGAEALKMLRGITDVPVIIATARDDEAEIVRLLNDGADDYLTKPFSVEHLSARMAAVLRRARSSAGAEPPSRVLRVGGLAIDPLRRQAELDGAVLDLTRREFDLLTFLAGRPGVVVARRELLAEVWQQSYGDDQTIDVHLSWLRRKLGETAASPRYLHTLRGVGVKLEPPQ; translated from the coding sequence ATGGCTAGTGTGCTCGTGGTCGAGGACGACCAGTTCGTACGTTCCGCCCTCATCCGGCACCTGACCGAGGCCTCGCACACCGTGCGCAGCGTCGGCACCGCACTGGAGGCGCTGCGCGAGGTCGCCCACAACCGCTTCGACGTGGTGATCCTCGACCTCGGACTGCCCGACCTGGACGGGGCCGAGGCACTCAAGATGCTCCGCGGGATCACCGACGTGCCCGTCATCATCGCGACCGCCCGGGACGACGAGGCGGAGATCGTCCGGCTGCTCAACGACGGCGCCGACGACTACCTGACCAAACCTTTCTCCGTGGAACACCTCTCCGCGCGGATGGCCGCCGTCCTGCGCCGTGCCCGCTCCTCCGCCGGGGCCGAACCGCCCTCCCGCGTGCTGCGCGTCGGCGGCCTCGCCATCGACCCGCTGCGCCGGCAGGCCGAGCTGGACGGGGCGGTACTGGACCTGACGCGACGGGAGTTCGACCTGCTGACCTTCCTCGCCGGGCGGCCGGGCGTGGTCGTGGCCCGCCGGGAACTGCTCGCCGAGGTCTGGCAGCAGTCGTACGGCGACGACCAGACCATCGACGTCCACCTGTCGTGGCTGCGCCGCAAGCTCGGCGAGACCGCCGCCAGCCCGCGCTACCTGCACACGCTGCGGGGTGTCGGAGTCAAGCTGGAGCCGCCGCAGTGA